From a region of the Nonlabens sp. Hel1_33_55 genome:
- a CDS encoding NAD-dependent epimerase/dehydratase family protein produces MSGKILVIGASGQIGAELTMKLRSIHGSENVIAADIREGSEELTKSGPFEILDATDREKVGEVCRTRDIQDVYLMAAMLSATGERFPDKAWKLNMDSLFIVLDLAKEKVIQRIFWPSSIAVFGPTTPKINTPQHTIMEPTTVYGISKQTGERWCEYYHKKYGVDVRSIRYPGLISWKTLPGGGTTDYAVDIFHKAIEHKSYTCFLSAGTALPMMYMHDAIRATVDLMDAPASQIKERSSYNLSGMSFTPQDIADAIIQHIPEFTINYEPDSRQQIADSWPSSIDDTPALEDWNWKAAYDLEATVSEMLEHLS; encoded by the coding sequence ATGTCGGGAAAAATTCTAGTCATAGGTGCCAGCGGGCAGATAGGTGCAGAGCTCACCATGAAGTTGCGGTCTATTCACGGCAGTGAGAATGTGATTGCTGCAGATATCAGAGAAGGAAGTGAGGAACTAACTAAGTCTGGACCGTTCGAGATTCTTGACGCCACAGACAGAGAAAAAGTGGGTGAAGTTTGTAGGACTCGAGATATACAAGACGTTTATCTAATGGCGGCGATGTTGAGTGCCACTGGGGAAAGATTCCCGGACAAGGCCTGGAAGCTAAACATGGATTCATTGTTCATTGTTCTGGATCTTGCCAAAGAAAAAGTTATTCAAAGGATTTTCTGGCCATCGAGTATTGCTGTTTTTGGCCCAACAACTCCTAAGATCAATACGCCGCAGCATACGATCATGGAACCCACCACGGTTTATGGAATCAGTAAACAAACCGGTGAGCGCTGGTGCGAGTACTATCATAAAAAATATGGAGTTGACGTGCGCAGCATACGCTATCCAGGCTTAATTTCCTGGAAGACTTTACCAGGTGGCGGTACGACAGATTATGCAGTGGACATCTTTCATAAAGCTATTGAACATAAAAGTTACACCTGTTTCTTATCTGCAGGTACTGCCTTGCCCATGATGTATATGCATGATGCTATTAGAGCGACGGTTGATTTGATGGATGCACCGGCAAGTCAAATAAAGGAGCGTTCTTCTTACAATTTGAGCGGTATGAGTTTTACACCACAAGATATAGCTGATGCTATAATTCAGCACATTCCAGAATTCACTATAAATTACGAGCCTGATTCAAGACAACAAATTGCAGATAGCTGGCCTAGCTCTATAGATGATACTCCAGCACTTGAGGACTGGAACTGGAAAGCAGCTTATGATCTCGAGGCTACCGTTAGCGAAATGCTGGAACATCTATCCTAG
- a CDS encoding aspartate kinase, which yields MRIYKFGGASVKDADGVRNVTKVLKTMGTQNLGIVVSAMGKTTNALEAVIASYESHDNKYLNLIDHLQEQHLEIIEDLEKKVDGVDDGWVVRFRESDIKKDLKAIIESLKGEMLRNKSRNYSFLYDQVVSHGELMSTKIVAAYLNACDIPVIWKDARQLIMTDNKYRDATVDWEHTEEQIKKECSHELFITQGFIGSDENGFTTTLGREGSDYTAAILAYSLNASEVTIWKDVPGVLNADPRVFKDTVLLSQIPYDEAIELAFYGASVIHPKTLQPLQEKNIPLNVKSFIDPKADGSTITSSESLVPTTPCFIVRKNMVFLRIASRDFSFIGEKSISKIFDELSENKIQVGLLQNSAISFSLCVEDKYAKIEELLEGLQKDFKVSHVSGVSLYTIRHYAGDTIKEMEDGKNVLLKQRTQETLQLVVSE from the coding sequence ATGAGAATTTACAAATTTGGAGGAGCATCAGTCAAAGATGCTGATGGAGTGCGCAACGTGACCAAGGTTTTGAAAACTATGGGAACGCAAAACCTGGGAATTGTAGTTTCGGCGATGGGGAAAACCACCAATGCGCTAGAAGCCGTGATTGCTAGTTATGAATCACACGACAACAAATACCTCAATCTTATCGATCACTTGCAGGAACAGCACCTGGAGATTATTGAAGATCTAGAAAAGAAGGTTGATGGAGTTGATGATGGTTGGGTAGTTCGCTTTCGCGAAAGCGATATCAAAAAAGACCTCAAAGCAATTATAGAATCTTTGAAAGGCGAGATGCTGCGCAACAAAAGCCGCAATTATAGTTTTCTTTATGATCAAGTGGTGAGCCATGGTGAATTGATGTCCACCAAAATTGTTGCTGCATACCTCAACGCTTGCGATATACCTGTGATATGGAAGGATGCGCGCCAGCTCATTATGACTGATAACAAATATCGTGATGCCACCGTCGACTGGGAACATACTGAAGAGCAGATCAAAAAAGAATGTAGCCATGAGCTTTTTATCACTCAAGGTTTTATAGGATCTGATGAGAATGGCTTTACCACGACTTTAGGTCGAGAAGGTAGTGACTACACGGCTGCGATTCTTGCTTATAGTCTCAACGCCAGCGAGGTCACGATCTGGAAGGACGTGCCTGGTGTTCTCAACGCAGATCCACGTGTGTTCAAAGACACGGTTTTGTTGTCACAAATACCATATGATGAGGCTATTGAATTGGCCTTTTATGGTGCCAGCGTTATTCACCCTAAAACGCTGCAACCGTTGCAGGAAAAAAACATACCGCTCAACGTTAAGTCATTTATTGATCCCAAAGCAGATGGATCCACCATTACTTCCAGCGAGAGTCTTGTACCTACAACGCCTTGTTTTATCGTACGGAAAAACATGGTGTTCTTACGTATCGCCTCTAGGGATTTTAGTTTTATAGGTGAGAAAAGCATCTCTAAGATATTTGATGAACTAAGCGAGAACAAGATTCAAGTAGGCTTATTGCAGAATAGTGCGATTAGTTTTTCCCTTTGTGTTGAGGATAAATATGCCAAGATTGAAGAGCTACTGGAAGGTCTTCAAAAAGACTTTAAGGTAAGCCACGTTAGTGGTGTGTCGCTTTACACAATTCGTCACTATGCAGGTGACACCATCAAAGAAATGGAAGATGGCAAGAATGTTCTTTTGAAACAACGTACCCAGGAAACGCTCCAACTGGTCGTTAGTGAATGA
- the fbp gene encoding class 1 fructose-bisphosphatase has protein sequence MARINQSLGEFIIENQGEFAYSSGELSRLINSIRLAAKMVNHEVNKAGLVDITGSAGEINTQGEDQQKLDVFANNVFIQTLTNREIVCGIASEENEDFITIAGSNSDHKNKYVVLIDPLDGSSNIDVNVSVGTIFSIYRRVTPLGTPVTVDDFLQPGNLQVAAGYIVYGTSTMLVYTTGHGVNGFTLNPALGTYYLSHPNMKFPEEGHIYSVNEGNYVHFPQGIKDYIKYCQKEEGDRPYTSRYIGSLVSDIHRNMIKGGIYMYPKSSKAAKGKLRLLYECNPMAFIVEQAGGKASDGKTRIMELKPTELHERVPFICGSRKMVEKAEEFIAKANQ, from the coding sequence ATGGCACGTATCAACCAATCCCTAGGAGAATTCATCATTGAAAATCAAGGTGAGTTTGCCTATAGCAGCGGTGAGCTTTCCAGACTTATAAATTCCATACGCCTAGCGGCAAAAATGGTTAATCATGAGGTCAACAAAGCTGGACTTGTAGATATCACGGGTAGTGCTGGTGAAATCAACACTCAAGGTGAAGACCAGCAAAAGCTTGATGTTTTTGCCAATAATGTATTCATACAAACACTTACCAATCGAGAGATTGTTTGTGGTATTGCTAGTGAAGAAAATGAAGATTTTATAACTATTGCCGGGAGCAATAGTGATCATAAAAATAAATATGTGGTGTTGATCGATCCATTGGACGGCAGCTCTAACATTGATGTGAATGTTTCAGTAGGTACTATTTTTTCTATATACCGTCGAGTTACGCCATTAGGAACACCAGTTACCGTCGATGATTTCCTGCAGCCTGGAAATTTACAGGTCGCTGCTGGTTACATCGTTTATGGAACTTCTACCATGTTAGTTTATACGACTGGCCATGGAGTTAATGGGTTTACACTTAATCCAGCGCTAGGAACGTACTATCTATCACATCCCAACATGAAGTTTCCTGAAGAAGGCCACATTTATAGTGTCAATGAAGGGAACTACGTTCATTTCCCACAAGGTATTAAGGATTACATCAAATATTGCCAGAAGGAAGAAGGTGACAGGCCGTATACTAGCCGTTACATAGGTAGCCTGGTAAGTGACATTCACCGCAACATGATCAAAGGCGGCATTTATATGTATCCCAAAAGTTCCAAAGCAGCAAAAGGGAAACTTAGATTACTTTATGAATGCAATCCTATGGCATTCATCGTGGAGCAAGCTGGCGGAAAAGCCAGTGATGGAAAAACACGCATTATGGAGTTAAAACCAACTGAACTGCACGAACGCGTCCCATTTATTTGCGGCAGCCGTAAAATGGTAGAAAAAGCTGAAGAATTTATCGCGAAAGCAAATCAATAA
- a CDS encoding TerB family tellurite resistance protein has translation MSFSSLFESGESARNKSHFATIVSLAQSAGLKEEEKVMLLRFKSVLDISDSNYEEIMKNPHSYPVTPPNTSEERIQWLHDLFKIVFADNQLDEAEHKLLRKYATAIGFNEADAEYLVERSIEIFSGHLNLEDYRYLLNKNR, from the coding sequence ATGTCATTTTCATCATTATTTGAATCTGGAGAAAGCGCCAGAAATAAAAGTCATTTTGCAACGATCGTATCGCTAGCTCAGTCTGCTGGATTGAAGGAAGAAGAAAAAGTCATGTTACTGCGATTCAAGAGTGTGCTTGACATTTCTGATTCTAATTATGAGGAAATAATGAAGAATCCTCATAGTTATCCTGTGACGCCACCTAATACTAGTGAAGAGCGCATCCAGTGGTTGCACGACTTGTTCAAAATCGTTTTTGCAGATAATCAATTAGATGAAGCAGAGCACAAATTATTACGCAAGTACGCAACGGCTATAGGTTTCAACGAGGCAGATGCAGAATATCTTGTGGAACGTTCTATAGAAATCTTTAGCGGTCACCTCAACCTTGAGGACTATAGATATCTCTTGAACAAAAACCGATAA
- a CDS encoding ligase-associated DNA damage response exonuclease, producing MSKPLLQFTDNGIYCDAAGVYLDPWKPVDKALITHGHADHSRWGHKKYITHHDNVPIISHRLGDINVSGIAHGESLLINNVKFSFHPAGHIPGSCQIRVEHKNEVWVFTGDYKTEDDGISVPYEPIKCDTFITECTFGLPAFKWRPQSEVMHDVNEWCAQNHTEGKTSILFAYSLGKAQRLIKHLDTSQMKIYCHGAVFKMTEVLRELIDFPPTHLVTRETTKEELKGNIVVAPPSAHGSAWMRKFVPYATASASGWMTFRGARRRRAIDKGFVLSDHCDWDGLLESIEATGCENVITTHGYQDIFARYLREEKGLNAISERTQYEGETLNESEPETDDETKKEAS from the coding sequence ATGAGCAAACCTCTTTTACAATTCACGGACAATGGTATTTATTGTGATGCGGCAGGCGTCTATCTCGATCCTTGGAAACCTGTGGACAAAGCACTCATAACGCATGGCCATGCAGATCATAGCCGCTGGGGACATAAAAAATACATCACGCATCACGACAATGTTCCTATTATTTCTCATCGATTGGGAGATATAAATGTGAGTGGTATCGCTCATGGCGAAAGCTTGCTCATCAACAACGTCAAGTTCTCATTCCATCCTGCGGGACATATACCAGGATCCTGCCAGATTAGAGTGGAACACAAAAACGAAGTTTGGGTATTCACAGGAGATTATAAAACGGAAGATGATGGGATTTCCGTGCCCTACGAACCCATCAAGTGCGACACATTTATAACCGAATGCACCTTTGGATTACCGGCATTCAAATGGCGACCACAAAGCGAAGTGATGCACGATGTCAATGAATGGTGCGCACAAAACCATACAGAAGGAAAAACTTCCATCCTATTTGCCTATTCACTTGGAAAAGCACAACGGCTTATAAAACATCTAGACACAAGCCAAATGAAAATTTACTGTCATGGAGCCGTCTTCAAAATGACCGAGGTGCTGCGTGAACTTATAGATTTCCCACCAACGCATTTAGTAACACGAGAAACTACCAAAGAAGAATTGAAAGGAAATATTGTTGTTGCGCCGCCCAGCGCTCATGGATCTGCATGGATGCGCAAGTTTGTTCCTTATGCTACGGCAAGCGCCAGCGGCTGGATGACCTTTAGAGGCGCACGCCGCAGAAGAGCCATCGACAAAGGCTTTGTATTGTCAGACCATTGCGATTGGGATGGATTGTTAGAAAGCATTGAAGCTACAGGTTGTGAAAATGTGATCACTACGCACGGCTACCAAGATATTTTTGCCAGGTACCTGCGAGAAGAAAAAGGCTTGAACGCTATTAGCGAGCGCACTCAATATGAAGGTGAAACTTTAAATGAATCAGAGCCTGAAACAGATGATGAAACTAAAAAGGAAGCGAGCTAA
- a CDS encoding GNAT family N-acetyltransferase: protein MIHVRPARSDDYLRVLELITELAVFEKEPDAVEVTVEELQKHAASNPPLFNCFVGEYDGKIEGIALCYPRFSTWKGKTIHLEDLIVTEKMRGKGLGKALYDRVLTHAQEQKVRRVEWVVLEWNKNAVEFYESTGATIVPGWHLAQMDGRSLAEYLGK from the coding sequence ATGATACATGTACGCCCAGCCAGAAGTGATGATTATCTCAGAGTTTTAGAGCTCATCACAGAATTAGCCGTTTTTGAAAAAGAACCAGATGCCGTTGAAGTTACCGTTGAAGAATTACAAAAACACGCAGCATCAAATCCGCCGTTGTTCAATTGCTTTGTTGGAGAATACGATGGTAAGATAGAAGGTATTGCCTTGTGCTATCCGCGATTTTCTACATGGAAAGGCAAAACAATCCACCTGGAAGATTTAATCGTTACAGAAAAGATGCGTGGCAAAGGTTTAGGCAAAGCGCTGTACGACCGTGTACTGACGCACGCTCAAGAACAAAAAGTTAGAAGAGTAGAATGGGTTGTACTGGAATGGAATAAGAATGCCGTAGAATTTTATGAGAGTACCGGTGCCACGATCGTGCCTGGATGGCATCTCGCACAAATGGACGGACGATCACTAGCAGAATATTTAGGAAAATGA